The Elaeis guineensis isolate ETL-2024a chromosome 3, EG11, whole genome shotgun sequence region CTGTGCTTCTGTTCAAGGATATGCTCGGAGAGAAGGTGAGGCCAGATGAGATCACTTTTGTTGCCGTCTTGGTTGCTTGCAGTCATGGTGGGTTGGTCAAAGAGGGCAGGGAATACTTCTCCCTCATGCAAAATAAGTATGCAATGGAGCCAAATATTAAGCATTATGGGTGTATGGTGGACATGCTAGGACGTGCTGGCCAACTAGAAGAGGCAATCGAGTTTGTGGATGGTATGAAGATTGGGCCAAATCATATCATTTGGAGGATGTTGCTCGGAGCTTGTAGGATCCATGGGAATGTCGAGTTGGGAGAGCGTGCAAATGAACAACTTCTAAAGATGAGACATAATGCAAGCGGGGAGGATGTGCTGCTCTCCAACATATATGCTTCAATGGGGGAGTGGAATGGAGCAGAGAAGGTGAGGAAGTTGATGGATCACAGAGGAATCACCAAGGAGGCTGGCTGGGCTTTAATTGAGGCGGATGGTAAAGAGCTGATGCACTTCTTGCTGCATCCGGAGCCTGTTTCGATATCGAAAGGAACTGTTCAATGACTATTGGTACAACTTCATAATCAGGACTCCTTCAATTTGGATTTTCTGAAATGTATCTGAAGGAATTGTTAGTCTGGAGCACTCATTGACTATAACATGGATTGCTGCCAATATTTAGGAGCCAATACAAATAAGTGCCTAACAAAAGAGCTAGAGATCCGTAGAAAAAATCAAGGTGGTCCACATCGGATGATAGTCAAGTGACCAGAAACTTATAATCCAGTCCGGTGACAAGAAGAAAACCATGTTGACTGTATCTAACAAATATAACATTATCTAAGTCATGTATATTGACACAGTAAAACAAATGAAATTTAGCACTGATTGTTCCAGAGATTAAGGTACCTAATCAATGTGTTAACAATCCGAAAAACATGCACTTGCAAAGCTACGAAATTCTTACAGAAGGTATCCAAGCAACAAGTGAGACATTTTGGTTTCAATAAGAGAATTTTTATACAGCTTATCAGCATAAATAACCAAGTACAACAACTTAAAAACTGAATTCATGTATACCTTGAATCTTACCATTCAGATATAAACCGGTTAAAAGGATAGAACCACTAAGCTTAAACTAGTTTTCGAGCATTGACATTAGATGTCATCATGTAGTGGCTCAAAATCACAAGGCAGAAATTTCCAGGTGAAACAATCAGTTCTGGCAGCAAACAGCAGAATGAATCAAGCTAAAGAAATGGCCAAGCAATCATACAACCTGATAATTTAACTGATGATTTGACCTGCAGTCCATTTTGGGGAGATACTGGCGTGCCACACATTTATCCAAAAACCTATACCTTTTAGAAGCGCACACTCAAGCCTATGTGCAGAAAACCAGGATTTGCCCTCAAATGAAAAGGCTTCAAAGTCATGACTGGAGTGTAGGCAGCAAACCTTCACAGACTACCATTCAGACTTGGATAAAGACAAACAATGGGACTCGATGGCTAAAGGAAAATTAAATAGGGTATGTagatggggaaaaaaaaaatcagctatCATAGATTGCTACTATGCATTAAAAATGGCATGTTGATGATCTTAATGATCTAAAAACAATAAGATGATAAAACTGATCTTCAACAAAAAAGCAGTTGATCCTCAATGAAAGAAAAGGCAAAGAAATTCCATAAGTTGACACCACATACAGGAAATACATGAGCAACACTAGGACTCATGCAGGTCATGGCATGCAATAGTTCATGTaaatgcacttcaaacatttctTAGACTGAAATACAGTGACAAAATGCAATTGACTCAAAAGGAATTAGCAAATAAGTAACACAAAACAAAAGGATGCCGCCCTTCCACCATAAGTTAATGCAATTGAAAATAAGCATCAGATCAGAATGATCAAGGACTCAAGTGCTCCAAGCATGAAACTAGCATCAATCATCTATAAAGAAAAGGGATGTACTGCGAGCATTCAAGCAGACTAGGTACGTCTGCTCAAGGACTCCAATGACACAAAATGTTTTAGTTTCTATATCTAACTTCAAGTATATGAACAGGCACCGGTTTTAGGATCCATTGCTCGAACTTTTTCATATTATAATCTGTTCGGTACCTCTTAGTATTGACTTGAAGAGTTAGAGCATCAGCGAATTAGGATACTATACCAATCTACGTAATTCTAAAATTTCTTTGGTAAGCACCACATTCCATATTTATGCAGTATGCACTAGGTGCAAATTTCAAATAAGAGAAGAATATTATGTGcgttttgcaatgaaaaaaactGAGCAATATACACAGACAAAGCCATGGTGGTCTGATAATGTGACCACCCCACCTTTGGAACATGCTGGTACTCAGCTTAAAAAAACTTTAAAATACATTTGATTTATTAGCATCTTATTTCAACAAACTTTCAGAATTAAAAAGAGAATTTAAAGCAAGCCTTGAACCAGTCCTTAATTGCAATAACTAAGTCTACACTATTGACTTAGTTAACTAGACAGTAAAAGATTCACTACTTGCAATTGAAAAAGCAGGAAATTTTGATTGTAAAAGCTTATTATATGAAAGTCTAACATTATTCAGTGGTATATTATTGGTGCTCAGTTACTGACAtttgaattaaataaaataaaattaaatttctattgaTTTTCTTTAGCTATAACAATTTGTCCAGTTTTAACATATTGAGTCCATATGAATATAATGAACAATGTCAAAAAAAGGTACACCTAATTTCACCATCCTGGGTTCCAAGGCAAATCCATTTATGCACTGAATTGCAAGTGCCACGTATAAAAACTTAAGTTGGGACCACATGTTATGATGCTAGGACTTGAAAATTCTGATCTGCCAAAATATGTCCAACACCATACCCTCTTTCAGTCAGCTGATAGCACATGCACTATAGCGGCATTGACATGCATCAAAGAGAAACATATTAGGCTCCTACCAGCTGGCAAACAGAGTCATGATTTTAGACTTTAGACGACCCCAGGACTGTGTAATGGGGGCATGTCATATTTAAGTGTTTATGGACTATTGAGTGGAATGCTTACCAGCTCTCTAACACATTCTTCCCAGCACCTGCAAAACTGAAAGTATGGCAAATTCAACTCCAGAATTGAAACTTTATAAGATATATCACAACAAAGCTTAGCAAACTTAACAATATCACATCTCAATAAATCCAGTAAACTGGTGCAACTGACAAATGAGCTGCAGATTGCCCATGAACTGAAATGATTATTATCCCCTACCTTCAATATGACTTGTTTTGCATACACTAATTGCATGAATCATATTCCACCGAAAAGAGTTCGTACTCAACCTGAACACACATAAAACGAGCCAACAAAGTTACTTCTACACTAATTTTCAGCACTAAAATTTAAAATGCCTATTAGTCAGTTCTGTCCCTTGCTAGGAGAAATTTTGAAGCCTTGACTGGTTTCATGAGCAGCTCCAATTTGACAGAGGTGTGCACAAAGAGGGGAAGGAGAGAAAGTTGCTAACAGGCTTGTACATGTGGATGCATGCAGACCCAGCATACAAGAGTGTTTGACAGGGAAAAGActcaaacaaaacaaaaaaaaaaaaggaaataattCAGGCTGGCAAATAACAAAAGGCTGCAGTCACAACTGACACAGAAACAAGGCATATAACATCATCTTGACACCAACAATCAAATAAAATGTTCAAAATGCAACTCTTCAGAAAAAAGGGTGACTAACGTTTGCCCAAAGTTTTTAAGGATGAGTTCCACTTCTCAAGGCAAACTACCAAGCACTGACCATTTGCAGGAAAAGACATCGAAGGCTCAAGCATATCCAGTCTTAAAATTCTAGATTTTAGACAATTGCTTCCAAATATAAGCTTGGGCTTCAATCATAGGCCCATCGTAATGCAGACATAATTTGGTGCAGTGCTAAAGGCATTAAGGAAATTAGATGGTAAATAGCATCCTGTATTGGTCCTAAGTAAAGCTTCCAAGGTGGGCCATAAGTATCTCGGACTCTGTTCAGCTGGTCTTCTGGTTTAGACTTGAGGCTTCACATAGACTGGCTCCAGACTTGAGTTTGTCACATTATCTAAGATGACATGTATGCCTTGCCCACCTCTCATCATTGAGCATGTTATATCTATTGATCAAGCCATCTTATAATTTTCTTTGAGTGCTCATTAAAGATTTCTTTTAGCAACATCTTGGTAGGATTAATACATTGTGTGCTAACTTGTGTTGCTTGGAcaatttgattttcatgattgTTGGGATGCTGATACTTAAAGACAATTAGACATAACATGAAATGGTTAAGTCCCAAACACTAATTGGACCAGGCGATAGATTAAATACCTAGCATCCAGCTAACACTTGTTGGTTTGAGCCAGGGTTGGCTCAATTTGGGGCCTAAAATCCGAAGGTCAAGCTTGGACTCAGACCAACTTTCACAAGGCTTGAGCCCAACTAGGCCCAATATAGCCATTATAGCCATGTAAAGCTCGATCAATGCCTCggcaaaaagaaagagggagtgAAGGATAGGCATGGGGTGCTTAGCTTCTAGCCTCTTGCTTGAGCTGGAGAAGAAGAGTGGTATAATGATGAGAGTAAGGTCTTGGCAAGTGTGATGAAGGTTCTAATAAAGGTAGTGATCAGGGTCTGGGAATGAGGCTATGGATCCACTGAGGTAAGTGATTAGAGAAAGAGAGATAGGGGTGGTATGTAATAGCATAAGAAGAAAACTGTCTCCTGCGCAATGCAAGGATAGGGTAGATTATGAGAATGAAAATAGATGTGAATGAAAATAGATGTTATCAGCAAGGTGAGGGGAAGAAGTGAATAGAAATAGGTCTGGGGCTGACAAGATGCAATTATGTTGTCATGAGTTATGATTTATCACTATAAAGCATTCACCTAGGCTGGTACCTAAGTAAGCATATAGACTCACAGGCAGCTAATTCAGATGGATCTATGCTATCTAAATAACCGGTCATAGGACCATGTCAGTCGGTAAAAAAGCCTTCAATATTACAATCAGAAGACTGGTAACAGTTGAAGAGTTAAGAGCTTGCACAAGATCTTATGACTGTGCAGTCATTTCAAATCTAGGGGATGAAAAATGGCCTGCAGATTGTCTGAAAACAGTGGTATATGGTAGTCTAGGCAGAAGCTGGAATGACCGGCTTTTGCCAGCAACTTCGGACAAAGAGAACGAATAAGCCTAACCCTAGTTTTATAGTGCACAaaagtgtttatatatatatatatatatatatatatatatatatatatagatagatataacACTGTAAAACCTTCTGCATTCCAGAGTTTCCTACATCATAGTTTCTGCCATTTCCAAACCTGCTTGAAAGTATGTTTCACTTTTATCTTTCTTAACAAAGTTTCAAGCCCCAAAATCATGTTTATTTATactaccttttttttttaatcaaatcttacaaCAAAAATTGGTATCATGTACAATAACACCAACTCCACTACCAATTTGCCAATCTAAAGAACCATCTTCGGTGGTCCATTAGATATGGACGTAATGTGCTAAATGTATGAAATGCTGCTTGAATTGATGTTGCTATCCCAGTGTCGACTTTCTCTGCTTATCTTATCATCTTCAGAATCTGCCATGTGAAAGGCCAACTATCCGATGAAGACCAAATACAGACTGTTCTAATTTCAATGATCATTATTCGGCACATTTATCATCAGCATCTTCACCTTCCCTGACTGGACCAAATCTGGCGGATCGGTCATAGTAAGGATCAAGTGCTCCAATTGAAGCTTTCCGGTGAGAAACTACAGCAGCAGCAAGCAAAAAGTAGATGTGGGCCACAGAGCAGACTTTGGGTTTGCTCTGTCATGACTCATCCTCACCATCCGCTTCTATAAAAAACGAGGGGCTGCTTGTCAGTGAGGCAAGCCTCAAGCTGCAAGGACATTGAAGACTAGACATCACTGTGGACTAGCCAAAGCTTGGTGCATGTATGCAAGACTCTGTGCAATATCTTCTGCAATCTCCAAACACATGACCCACTGAAGGGGATTTGGAGAATTTCATTTTCAAACCTATATAGAGGTGCAAATTTTAGTTTACCTGAAAATCTGTAAATGGATATTTGCTTGACATGAATAAGAGAAGACTAAAGATGAAGTTGTTCTATAAATGGTGAGTTGGTAATTAGCTATTTGATCAGGTGGAAGATCAATTAACATTTGATTCTGAATTTGTTCAGATTTTCAGACTCAGATGCTGAACTGAATGGACTTGGGAACTACCACAAGTGAAACTGGATCAAGGGCAACTCAGACAGCCAGCAAAGACTTAGCAAAATTATTCTCTTCCTCCATATCAATTACCCAAAATATAACAGATATTTATCCACCGTTAATCATATGTTCAGTAAATTCAGATACTATAAAGTAATATTGTATTGTACTCAAGTGGATATCTTCCTTCCACTAGAAGAAAGATTCCACACCAATTTCATATTTGGAGCTATAAGcctttaaaagtacttaaaaatgATATGATCAACCTTCTAGATCGCAGGTAACTTGTAATTTGGCATCAAAACAACTTCCTCATGGTGTCTCACCAGTTCATGAAACGCACAAAGGTCTTTCATCTGTTTCTATAACCAAAGGTTGCCGGTCTTTACCATTCAAAGATTCAAGTGTGAGGAGCATCTCTTGTAATTGCCAAAGTCAAGTGCCAAAAGGTCTCTTGCTTTTGCAATCATGATTTTCGAGGAAAAAGCATATGAAAGGCTATGTATTTATGAGGAAATATTgccttttttctttaaaaaagaaaatCTTCTCTCTCATTGGAGATCTCTCCAAAAAGTTAAAAATACTGATGCATAAAGAAATAGACATCAGAGTGGAATCAAGTGCCAAATTATTGAAATGCAAGGGGCAGTATTATACCTGACATCATGTTTCAGTTACTCAACTTATTAAGTTCTGACAAAAATATTAATGTCTAGAGTAAAATGAGGCAATAATAAAAAATGGATTACATTGGTTCAACTAACTATATGATTTAGATGAAATTATGATTGCAGTACAATATCCGAGTACTTAAAAAAATCTAGGCACATTTACAGAAAGGGGAGAGAGTGGGTACAAGACAAAGGAAAAAGTGTTCAGCAAAACTCAAAGAATTCCATTTAGGATACACCATTAAATATGTGAATTTTGAACTATCACGCTAATATTTGCATGAGCATTTAATGCTGAAATTGTTCAAACTTTTAGACTCAGATGACTGAACTGAATGGACTCAGAACTACCATAAGTGAAACCGCCTCAAGTGCAGCTCACGCAGTCGGCAAATACTTTAACAAAAtttttctcttcctccatcttagTTACccaaaatataatagatattcATTCATTATAATGATCAGTAAATTCAAATTCTAAGAGTAATATTTGTATTCTATTCAAATGGATGTTTTCCCTCCAGTAGATCAAAGATTCAGCAGAAATTTCATATTTGGAACTGTGAGCCTTtgaaagtattttaaaaaaaatgacatGATTGACCATCTAGATCACAGATAACTAGTAATTTGGCATCAGCACAACTTCCTCATGATGTCATGACATGTGCGAAGGTCTTTCAACAGTTTTTATTGCCAAAGGTTGGGGGTCTTTACTGATCCAACATCAACCATGGGGAGTACCTTTTAATTCTTCATTGTGTTTACAGAAGTCAAGTAACAAAAGGTCTCTTGCTTCTCCAACCATGATTTCTGGAGAAAAAACATATAAAAGGTTGTGTATTTATTGCAGGAAATATTGCCATCTTAAGCCAACACTGGTACCAGAATGTTAATCATCATGAATGCTCATAGGCAATATCAAACTCCTGCATTGTTGGATAATCAAGAAATGAACTCATGCTGTATAATTATCCCCTCAAATGGACCCAATGATAGTGGAATGGTACTGAGACAaagctgcaaaaaaaaaaaaaacatccaaTTTTACTAGAAAATGGAGCTCAAGGAGGGAACAGCTGAGAGGACACTAATGATTAACAAACTTGACACTCTGTCAGAGACTCAGAGTCGAAGAAGGTAGATGAGAATTACTTGCCAATTTTTACTGATACCTAGCAGTAGACAAAGAAAATCATGAGTATTACCAGCAAATATTTATGTCTACATATTATTTCCTGTCCCAAAAGGTTAGATGACTGGCTCTTCTATGGAAACATGGTATCAGGAACCAACCATATAAATTTATTGATCACCAAATGACAGGGAATGAAATGATGATAAAGCATATAACTCCTTGTCCAGTCTGTTTGAAGCAGATCTGGTATGTCAGACTATATGCtttaaaaaaagacaaaaaaataatagaagaatACATGGATTTGTTTAAAAAATTAGTGAcattaaatcaagttaattaaGAGTGCAGCAAGATACCTTTTCAATTCCGTGCAACAATTGATCGAGCTGTAGATGTAACAATGCTTCAGCAAACTTTACACGACCATCTTTGTCATGGTGTTATATATTCATCTTCTTGTGCTGCCATGCTGATGCATTcacaatttaattaaattaaaagatATAGGAATAGAAGGAATTTGTGAAAGATAAATAGGGTTGTAAACTGGAAAATTGTGATTACAGGATGGCAGAAGAGGTAAGCCTTCTAAGAGTGAAATTTGTACACTGTAGGTGGCAAAATGTGTACATGATGCAACAGTAACAAAATAGAGGTAAAAGACTAGCATAATGTCTTTCAAAGGCAATGAAATGTAAATCTGAATTAAGACTTAGTGATGCGCAAaagtataaataagaatagggtGGTGTTTCCGTATACTTGACTTTCCACTgaaaattcaaaatatttaaaaccAATTCCAAATAAGCACTGAAGTAACCCAGCTACAATGATGCAGAAAGAGTTAATTTTCCAAAGGCACTCAAAAATATGTACATAAAATAatgagggaggaagagagatgaAACTGTTGCATTAAATGTGTTTTAGCTCCTGAAACAGCCTTTAAAATTACAATCTAGTTCTACAAGAAGTCAAGAACCTAGCATTCCAAGTGCACAACTCCAAAACCAATAACTTCTCAAAGCAAATTGTCATACATAGATATTGCTAGTGAAATTATTGGCCATGAGCTACAGGCATAAGGCATCATTTGTTTACTTTTTCATATGCAACTAACAGAAAACTTATCCTATACTTTCCATCACACAGCATGAATTAAAAATAACAGAATCAAATGGCATTCACCATGCATAAAGAAATTGTTGTGCATGCATATTGATATTGCTAGTGTAATTATTGGTCATGAGCTACAGGTGTAAGGCATCATTTGTTTAATTTTTCATATGCAGCTAACAGAAAACTTATCCttttaccacaaaaaaaaaaaaaaaaggacacagGAAACTTATCCTCTCCTTTCCAGTACACAACATGAAGTAAAAATAACAGAATCAAATTGTGTTCCCCATGCATAAAGAAATTGGTGCGTATGGACTACAAAGTGACCTACAAAGTAGAGTGATGATCACAAACCTGACATTGATGAACCCTTTGCTGCATAAAATTCCTCTGGTTTTCTATTCCTCTTTTCTGTACACCAAAGAAGGACCAAACTGGAAAAATTAACAATATCCAGTTGTTATCAGCTGGAAATTAATGCAAAGGATCACACCCAGGTGATTTCTGTTCTCCCTAGTGTGTTAACACTCAAGACAGAGTCTCAATCTGGCAACCCAATCACTTCTTTACTCAGAAAGCGTTTATGGACCATAATAACATGCTGTGACGTTTCTTACAAAACTTAAGTCATAATGGATGTATATTTGAATGCCGAAGCACCTTTATCTTTACAATTCTTTACAGGAAGTCTACTCCCAGAAATAAGGCGAGCTAAAAAGCCATTGCCATTGTCATCTTTGTTACTGCTGCAACTGCTTAAATTGCTTATAAGAGACCAATGAGTCTCAAAATTAGGAGAATACCCAGCTTGTTGCATTTCACGCAAAACTTCTGATGCCTTTTCCAGCTCGTTGTTAGCATAGTACCTATTGATAACATGGTTATACATGCTGTAAGTGGGCATTGAACCATAGTGGAGCATTTTCCCCAAAATTCCTTTGGCATCATCAGTTCTCCCAACAGCACAAAGGCCTGAAATGAGTGCTTCACTGGACTCTTCACTTGCTGCAAGGTTCTTGTACTGCATTTCAGCATGGAAATCAAGAGCATGATCAAATGCTTTGCAACTGCAGAGCTTATGAATGACTGAACTGTAACTGATGTCGCTTGGAAGTTTTCCCTTCTTTAACATTACATTCAGCAGATCAATTGCTTTCTTTATGCCCCCATGCCCACAAAATTGCTTAATCAGAAGGTCATAGTGAATGTTGTTGGGGATCAAGTCCTTTTgcttcatttgatccaaaaagaGTTCTGCTTCGCAAAGTTTTCCACGTGATAGAAGATGCCCAGCAAGCGCATTTTGAACCACAGAACCATGCTTCCAGCCATTACATTCCATCTCCTTGCTCAGTTCTAATGCTTTATCAACTTCTCCATTACTGCACAGATGACAGATTATTGTTCTGAGGCTACGATTGCTTGGTCTTAGGCCTTTGGCAATCATGGTATTCAGAGCTTCAACAGATGTGGAGGCATTGCCACACTTAGAGAAACCGTAAACAAGGAAATCATAAGTATTTTTATCAGGATTTATGAATTTATCATGCATGTTCCTTAAAAGAGATTCAACAAGCAAACTGTTTCCTGTCTGAAAGAGATGAAATATTAGAATGTTATATAAAATCAGCTCCTGTGGATTTTTTCCTAGGTTCAGTTTCTTCACACTCAATGCACCATGTAGGTGACCATGTGCACACATTTGACGTACCAAACTTCGATAGCCTGAAAGCGAAAGATTAACATGCATTCTTACCATGACACTGAGAATCTCGTATGCCTTCCTCAAATTGTTTTCTTGACAGTATCCTTGCAACAAAGCATTTAAAGTATTACCATCTGGAAATATTCCATCAATTAGCATTTCTTGCAACTGCAAGGTTGCCTCTTTTATTTTTCCAGTCCTGCATAATTCACTCACCATGGTTCCAAAAGCAGAAACACGAGCTTCCAGTTTCTTACTGAGTAGAGATTGCTTCAAATTCATTACTTTTTCAACACTTCCAAATCTAACTAACAAAGGAATTAATAGTTGATACACATGTGCAGAAGCGGTTATGTTTTTCTCAAGTAATATATCAAATATTCCAAGTGCTTCAGCAAacttttgctccttcaagaacccGTTTACTAGATTCACATAAACTGCTTGATCAAAGACTAGATCCCTCTGGAGAAGTTCCTCCAGCAGTGTACACGCGACACTTGTATAGCCTGATATACATAATTCTTTGATAAAGACACCGAAAATAGCAGGAATCAACTTAGAGTAATTCTCCACCATTTTATCGAAAAGCTCTAGAACTTCTTTGATCAAACCCCACCTGCATAGAAAACTTACCAGCACCTTAGTGTCCTTAAACTCAGGTAACCACATGTCTCGTTTTGCTAGTTTCCAGAAATGCTGAAGTTTGTTAATTTCACCTTCTTTGCTGAAACCAATGATAAGAGCAGTATATGCATCACTGTCAACCAGCAGCCCTCTTCTGACCAGTCTCTCCAAAATCAACTTCACATTAGCTGCCATTGCTTTCTTGATTAATGCCCATTTAAGTAAATTAAGAGTCTCAGACCTAAGCCGATCACATGAATCCGGCATCTCATCTGTTAGACTTACAGCTTCTTCTATGTGGGGTGGGGATGCACATAAAGTTTTCAATAATTCAAAGTAGCTAGACATAGACAAATTCTGCCTCCACTGAACAGCTTCATGCTTCACCTTGAGAG contains the following coding sequences:
- the LOC105041752 gene encoding pentatricopeptide repeat-containing protein At5g15280, mitochondrial, with amino-acid sequence MKSGRSRLGLPGPTHPVFSPATSLLCFHSDNPFVPIARSLERLRFHGFRHRDYAWMEKKFRASFIRHLLQHLSSSSDLVVPSKVRITSFTYPRFPLKGRNFGSENHSIPFPLFSGRAKPFSSASIPCSAEKSGSTSASANEIRGEDHVNFASKLSFGIGKSVISRCSFIWETKVDTLMEKSSLQDLLKLYGDLSPETTRRFWRVSALKPEDFLEILVGFGPDVNLKKVGFLWKLFRWAEKQSREFKHLPRSYEIMISMLTQARMLGDAESLLLSPDARGAFSDANGVSSEIIQGYAEACKLENSMALYDRARDLGLVPSASCFLSLLNLLIRMEKSESVVRVYKDMIEVGFGSYSGSRVLDVVIGELTKDGQILEATAVLKQIKVSGIEASPIALSAIAEGLCKKKDFNDMIKFLEEWEHIPETCICNKILSSVCSDLGTEEAWLFVQRMEALGFKADAVTFGIFICESCREKKLRNAFFYLSECFSRDLKPNAYAYNALISGVFKQGLCKHAKYVFEDMLEKGLSPDLSTFRILLAGCCIYRKFDEVKQVLDEMNNHGVVFLGPSDDALSKTFKILGLNHLNVKVKRDNDLGLAKAEFFDSLGNGLYLETDIDEYDKSLTWILDSAMIPDFDSALIKECHRGNLEGALKVKHEAVQWRQNLSMSSYFELLKTLCASPPHIEEAVSLTDEMPDSCDRLRSETLNLLKWALIKKAMAANVKLILERLVRRGLLVDSDAYTALIIGFSKEGEINKLQHFWKLAKRDMWLPEFKDTKVLVSFLCRWGLIKEVLELFDKMVENYSKLIPAIFGVFIKELCISGYTSVACTLLEELLQRDLVFDQAVYVNLVNGFLKEQKFAEALGIFDILLEKNITASAHVYQLLIPLLVRFGSVEKVMNLKQSLLSKKLEARVSAFGTMVSELCRTGKIKEATLQLQEMLIDGIFPDGNTLNALLQGYCQENNLRKAYEILSVMVRMHVNLSLSGYRSLVRQMCAHGHLHGALSVKKLNLGKNPQELILYNILIFHLFQTGNSLLVESLLRNMHDKFINPDKNTYDFLVYGFSKCGNASTSVEALNTMIAKGLRPSNRSLRTIICHLCSNGEVDKALELSKEMECNGWKHGSVVQNALAGHLLSRGKLCEAELFLDQMKQKDLIPNNIHYDLLIKQFCGHGGIKKAIDLLNVMLKKGKLPSDISYSSVIHKLCSCKAFDHALDFHAEMQYKNLAASEESSEALISGLCAVGRTDDAKGILGKMLHYGSMPTYSMYNHVINRYYANNELEKASEVLREMQQAGYSPNFETHWSLISNLSSCSSNKDDNGNGFLARLISGSRLPVKNCKDKGASAFKYTSIMT